From the Priestia koreensis genome, one window contains:
- the brnQ gene encoding branched-chain amino acid transport system II carrier protein translates to MTTLSRKETFFVGLMLFALFFGAGNLIFPPFLGQQSGAHFWYAIAGFIITGVGLPILTVLAVAKAKNGIQTIGNRVHPVFGVVFTVIVYLAIGPFMGIPRGANVAYEMSVKPFVSEGSNTMALLIFTVIFFGLVYWVSLNPSKLVDRIGSLLTPALLIAIAVLGVGSLLKLKQPLGAVSNKYQSHPVIHGFMEGYLTMDTIAALAFGIVVITAIRQKGVTNQRAIVKGTLQSGLIAGVGLILVYVTIGVMGAKAGATHTYKDGAAILTTTADQLFSVWGVLLLGVIVLLACFTTCVGLVVACSQYFGKLLPMASHMMLVTVMTVISFLIANLGLADILSLSVPVLSMIYPLTIVLVILSFFHGLFKESARGIYSGALIGTILVSVYDGLVQYGVKSEFLTDLYGHLPLFAEGLGWLIPAIIGGLCGFLVSLLSKRADQSVHA, encoded by the coding sequence ATGACAACACTCTCAAGAAAAGAAACCTTCTTTGTAGGTCTAATGCTGTTTGCATTGTTTTTTGGAGCTGGAAACTTAATTTTCCCACCATTTTTAGGCCAACAATCAGGAGCACATTTCTGGTATGCGATTGCAGGATTTATCATTACGGGGGTAGGATTACCGATCTTAACGGTTTTAGCTGTGGCAAAGGCAAAAAACGGCATTCAAACGATTGGGAATCGCGTTCATCCCGTATTTGGAGTCGTCTTTACCGTTATTGTGTATTTAGCGATTGGTCCGTTTATGGGGATTCCGCGCGGTGCAAACGTTGCGTATGAAATGAGCGTGAAACCATTCGTTAGCGAAGGATCAAACACGATGGCTCTGCTGATTTTTACGGTCATCTTTTTCGGACTTGTGTATTGGGTAAGCTTGAATCCATCAAAGCTTGTCGATCGTATCGGTAGTTTGCTGACGCCTGCCTTACTAATCGCCATTGCTGTACTGGGGGTTGGGAGCTTATTAAAACTTAAACAACCGCTTGGCGCAGTAAGCAACAAGTATCAATCTCATCCAGTAATTCACGGGTTCATGGAAGGGTACTTAACAATGGATACGATTGCGGCGTTAGCCTTTGGGATCGTCGTCATTACGGCTATTCGTCAAAAAGGTGTGACCAATCAGCGTGCGATCGTAAAAGGAACGCTGCAATCAGGGTTAATTGCTGGAGTTGGACTTATTCTTGTGTATGTCACAATTGGAGTAATGGGCGCAAAAGCAGGGGCAACACACACTTACAAAGACGGCGCCGCGATCTTGACGACAACGGCTGATCAGCTGTTTAGCGTATGGGGTGTGCTGCTATTAGGGGTTATCGTCCTTCTTGCCTGTTTTACGACATGTGTCGGTCTTGTGGTAGCATGCAGCCAGTATTTTGGAAAGCTGCTTCCGATGGCTTCACATATGATGCTTGTAACCGTGATGACGGTAATCAGTTTTTTAATTGCCAATCTTGGATTAGCGGACATTTTATCATTATCTGTTCCGGTTCTTTCAATGATCTATCCACTGACCATCGTGCTTGTCATTCTTTCCTTCTTCCACGGTTTGTTTAAAGAATCAGCGCGCGGGATTTACAGCGGTGCACTCATTGGAACGATTCTTGTTAGCGTGTATGATGGTCTCGTACAATACGGTGTAAAAAGCGAGTTCTTAACTGATCTGTATGGTCATCTTCCTCTATTTGCGGAGGGGCTAGGATGGCTGATCCCAGCTA
- a CDS encoding DUF2750 domain-containing protein — MKHRIGLRIRSEKGVHEEVRKACLAFANWLRWQMEFPMRVVVYLKKKEQIRSNGEWVSASFFAPFSLEEEPYMRIATGDYPQLIEELGREDALLAILISFAHEIIHYQQWLDGREFSEQEAEEQGERLVYDYCDDQAFFEDVLEMKRVWTIENEEGTALFTNEQGESLMPFWSKEEKAHKIIHSVAFYRDHKTISIATEEFMEEWLPELQEEGYQVGLNMYSRSLIGREMEPSTVLERLEEERRKGGS; from the coding sequence ATGAAGCATCGCATCGGACTGCGAATCAGAAGTGAAAAAGGTGTTCACGAGGAGGTTCGTAAAGCATGTCTAGCCTTTGCGAATTGGCTACGATGGCAGATGGAATTCCCTATGCGAGTGGTGGTCTATTTGAAGAAAAAGGAGCAAATCCGTTCAAATGGTGAATGGGTAAGTGCTTCTTTTTTTGCTCCTTTTTCATTAGAAGAAGAGCCTTATATGCGAATCGCTACTGGAGATTACCCGCAGCTTATTGAAGAATTGGGCCGGGAAGATGCTCTATTAGCGATCCTTATAAGCTTCGCGCATGAAATAATCCACTATCAGCAGTGGCTAGATGGACGGGAATTTAGCGAACAAGAAGCAGAAGAACAGGGAGAAAGACTTGTTTATGACTACTGTGATGACCAGGCCTTTTTTGAAGACGTTTTAGAAATGAAAAGAGTATGGACGATTGAAAATGAAGAAGGAACCGCTCTTTTCACAAATGAACAAGGTGAGTCATTAATGCCTTTTTGGTCAAAGGAGGAAAAGGCGCACAAAATTATTCATTCCGTCGCTTTTTATCGCGATCATAAGACAATAAGTATCGCTACAGAGGAGTTCATGGAGGAGTGGCTTCCTGAACTACAGGAAGAGGGGTATCAGGTCGGACTTAATATGTATAGCCGTTCCTTAATAGGGCGTGAAATGGAGCCAAGCACGGTGCTGGAGCGACTGGAGGAAGAACGCCGAAAAGGGGGTTCTTAA
- a CDS encoding DinB family protein yields MSKAELFAGTWMRHRGVLEEIVSKVKTEDLSFAPWDGALTFKDLVIHTVGSTDFFVTAVKDGKTSAPAGGQPEINDAQALQQFVKDMTAKTKATILSLEDAQFEAMVDATVPFGTHIPGSSLLHMMRDHEIHHKGQMFTYGRMVGMETMPSFVQH; encoded by the coding sequence ATGAGTAAAGCAGAACTATTCGCAGGAACTTGGATGCGTCATCGCGGCGTATTAGAAGAAATCGTTTCAAAAGTAAAAACAGAAGATTTATCATTTGCCCCTTGGGACGGAGCGCTTACATTTAAAGATCTAGTAATTCACACAGTTGGATCAACTGATTTCTTCGTGACGGCTGTAAAAGATGGAAAAACATCAGCACCAGCAGGCGGACAGCCAGAAATTAATGATGCACAAGCACTTCAACAATTCGTAAAAGACATGACAGCAAAAACAAAAGCAACAATCTTATCATTAGAAGATGCTCAGTTTGAAGCGATGGTAGATGCAACGGTACCATTTGGAACACATATTCCAGGTAGCTCGCTTCTTCATATGATGCGTGATCATGAAATTCACCATAAAGGGCAAATGTTCACATATGGTCGTATGGTTGGTATGGAAACAATGCCATCATTTGTTCAACATTAA
- a CDS encoding helix-turn-helix domain-containing protein, with protein sequence MYSKNAERQKAEQLLLQGIKPKDVSEQLGVHLSSVYNWKKELNLSPKTSTSSKKDTSKQNFSSTQHVENEFQVAQLKKENTALKNRINELEAVVTDLILKLKSKDTGWLD encoded by the coding sequence ATGTATAGTAAAAACGCTGAGCGTCAAAAAGCTGAACAACTATTGCTGCAAGGGATCAAGCCAAAAGATGTATCCGAACAACTAGGCGTACACCTTTCATCGGTATACAATTGGAAAAAAGAATTAAATCTCTCACCTAAGACATCTACTTCTTCTAAAAAAGACACATCAAAACAGAATTTCTCATCTACCCAACATGTCGAAAACGAATTTCAAGTCGCACAGCTTAAAAAAGAAAACACCGCCTTAAAAAATCGAATTAACGAATTAGAAGCTGTGGTGACAGATCTGATTCTAAAATTAAAATCAAAAGATACGGGCTGGTTAGACTAA